Proteins from one Aythya fuligula isolate bAytFul2 chromosome 11, bAytFul2.pri, whole genome shotgun sequence genomic window:
- the KLHL25 gene encoding kelch-like protein 25, producing MSVSVHENRKSRTSTGSMNILLFHKASHPDCVLSHLNTLRKHCMFTDVTLWAGNRSFPCHRAVLAASSRYFEAMFSNGLRESLDDTVNFHDSLHPEVLELLLDFAYSSRIIINEENAESLLEAGDMLQFHDVRDAAAEFLEKNLYPSNCLGMMLLSDAHQCRRLYELSWRMCLVNFETVHKSEDFNNLSKDTLLDLISSDELEIEDEEKVFKAVLQWVKYDLDERKAYLPELLRNVRLALLPSECLKEALACEDLIMVDERNKLVLDEAIQCKKKILQNDGVVTSPCARPRKAGHTLLILGGQTFMCDKIYQVDQKAKEIIPKADLPSPRKEFSACAIGCKVYITGGRGSENGVSKDVWVYDTVHEEWSKAAPMLIARFGHGSAELENCLYVVGGHTAVAGVFPASPSVSLKQVEKYDPTANKWMMVAPLRDGVSNAAVVSARLKLFVFGGTSIHRDMVSKVQCYDPLENRWTIKAECPQPWRYTAAAVLGSQIFIMGGDTEFTAASAYRFDCETDQWTRIGDMTAKRMSCHALASGNKLYVVGGYFGTQRCKTLDCYDPMSDTWNCITTVPYSLIPTAFVSTWKHLPS from the coding sequence ATGTCAGTCAGCGTCCACGAGAACCGTAAATCCCGGACGAGCACCGGCTCCATGAACATCTTGCTCTTCCACAAAGCTTCCCACCCGGACTGCGTGCTGTCCCACCTGAACACCCTGCGGAAGCACTGCATGTTCACCGACGTCACCCTGTGGGCAGGGAACCGCTCGTTCCCCTGCCATCGGGCGGTGCTGGCCGCCTCCAGCAGGTACTTCGAAGCCATGTTCAGCAACGGGCTGCGCGAGAGCCTGGACGACACGGTGAATTTCCACGACAGCCTCCATCccgaggtgctggagctgctgctggacttCGCTTATTCCTCGCGGATCATCATCAACGAGGAAAACGCCGAGTCCCTCCTGGAGGCTGGGGACATGCTGCAGTTCCACGACGTCCGAGACGCAGCAGCCGAGTTCCTGGAGAAGAACCTCTACCCTTCCAACTGCCTGGGCATGATGCTGCTCTCGGACGCCCATCAGTGCCGCCGACTCTACGAGCTCTCCTGGAGGATGTGCCTGGTCAACTTCGAGACCGTTCACAAGAGCGAGGACTTCAACAACCTTTCCAAGGACACTCTGCTGGACCTCATCTCCAGCGACGAGCTGGAAATTGAGGATGAGGAGAAGGTCTTTAAGGCTGTCCTCCAGTGGGTGAAATACGATCTAGATGAGCGGAAGGCTTatcttccagagctgctgaggAACGTTCGCCTGGCCTTGCTTCCTTCTGAATGCCTCAAGGAGGCCTTGGCTTGTGAGGACCTGATCATGGTGGATGAAAGGAACAAGCTTGTCTTGGACGAAGCCATTCAGTGCAAGAAGAAGATCCTCCAGAACGACGGCGTTGTCACCAGTCCCTGCGCCAGGCCCCGCAAAGCCGGCCACACCTTGCTGATCCTGGGAGGGCAGACCTTCATGTGCGACAAGATCTACCAAGTGGATCAAAAAGCGAAGGAAATTATCCCCAAAGCAGACCTGCCGAGCCCGCGGAAAGAGTTCAGCGCCTGCGCCATTGGCTGCAAAGTGTACATCACTGGTGGCAGGGGCTCGGAGAACGGGGTCTCCAAAGACGTGTGGGTGTACGACACTGTCCACGAGGAATGGTCCAAAGCCGCCCCCATGCTGATAGCTCGCTTTGGGCACGGCTCCGCTGAACTGGAAAACTGCCTCTACGTGGTTGGGGGGCACACGGCAGTGGCCGGGGTCTTCCCTGCGTCGCCCTCGGTGTCCTTGAAGCAAGTGGAGAAGTACGATCCCACGGCCAACAAGTGGATGATGGTGGCTCCGCTGAGAGACGGGGTGAGCAACGCGGCGGTGGTGAGCGCCAGGCTGAAGCTTTTCGTCTTCGGCGGCACCAGCATCCACCGGGACATGGTGTCCAAGGTGCAGTGCTACGATCCGCTCGAGAACCGGTGGACGATCAAAGCGGAGTGCCCGCAGCCCTGGCGTTACACGGCCGCCGCCGTCCTGGGCAGCCAGATTTTCATCatggggggggacacggagTTCACGGCCGCGTCCGCCTACCGCTTCGACTGCGAGACGGACCAGTGGACGCGCATCGGGGACATGACCGCCAAGCGCATGTCCTGCCACGCCTTGGCCTCGGGGAATAAACTCTACGTGGTGGGGGGCTACTTCGGGACTCAGAGGTGCAAAACGCTGGACTGCTACGACCCCATGTCGGACACGTGGAACTGTATCACAACGGTGCCTTACTCGCTCATCCCCACGGCTTTCGTCAGCACCTGGAAGCACTTGCCGTCATGA